The Fragaria vesca subsp. vesca linkage group LG2, FraVesHawaii_1.0, whole genome shotgun sequence genome includes a window with the following:
- the LOC101305715 gene encoding signal recognition particle 54 kDa protein 2-like has translation MVLAELGGSISRALQQMSNATVIDEKVLNECLNEITRALLQSDVQFKLVRDMQTNIKKIVNLEDLAAGHNKRRIIQNAIFNELCKMLDPGKPSFTPKKGKPSVVMFVGLQGSGKTTTCTKYAYYHQKKGWKPALVCADTFRAGAFDQLKQNATKAKIPFYGSYMESDPVKIAVEGVETFKKENCDLIIVDTSGRHKQEAALFEEMRQVAEATKPDLVIFVMDSSIGQAAFDQAQAFKQSAAVGAVIVTKMDGHAKGGGALSAVAATKSPVIFIGTGEHMDEFEVFDVKPFVSRLLGMGDWSGFMDKIQEVVPKLDNQPELLQKLSEGTFTLRIMYEQFQNLLQMGPLSQLTSMLPGAELMPKGNDKESQAKIKRYMTMMDSMTNEELDSTNTKIITESRIVRIARGSGRLVREVMEMFEEYKRLAKIWSKMKGLKIPKKGPMSSLNQNMNAQQMSKVLPPQMLKQIGGMGGLQNLMKQMGGMGGLGSAKDMMGMLGGGDK, from the exons ATGGTGTTGGCGGAGCTAGGAGGGAGCATCTCCCGTGCTCTCCAGCAGATGAGCAATGCGACCGTGATCGACGAGAAGGTCCTCAACGAGTGCCTCAATGAGATCACACGCGCTCTTCTCCAATCCGATGTGCAATTCAAGCTCGTCCGCGACATGCAGACCAATATCAAGAAGATCGTCAATTTGGAAGATCTCGCTGCTGGTCACAACAAGCGTCGCATCATCCAGAACGCCATTTTTAATGAGCTCTGCAAAATGCTTGATCCTGGGAAGCCATCCTTCACTCCCAAGAAGGGGAAGCCCAGCGTCGTTATGTTTGTTGGTTTGCAAG GGTCTGGAAAGACTACGACTTGTACGAAGTATGCTTATTATCATCAGAAGAAGGGCTGGAAGCCTGCCCTGGTGTGTGCGGATACTTTCCGAGCTGGTGCATTTGATCAGTTGAAGCAGAATGCTACCAAGGCGAAGATTCCGTTCTATGGAAGCTATATGGAGTCTGATCCTGTGAAGATTGCGGTGGAAGGAGTGGAGACTTTTAAGAAGGAGAATTGTGATCTTATAATTGTTGATACCAGTGGGCGTCACAAGCAGGAGGCTGCTCTTTTTGAGGAGATGCGGCAGGTGGCTGAAGCGACGAAACCGGATCTTGTTATATTTGTTATGGACAGCAGTATTGGTCAGGCTGCGTTTGATCAAGCTCAAGCGTTTAAGCAGAGTGCTGCGGTTGGTGCTGTTATTGTTACCAAAATGGATGGTCATGCAAAGGGAGGTGGTGCTCTTAGTGCTGTTGCGGCGACAAAGAGTCCTGTTATATTTATCGGAACAGGAGAGCATATGGATGAGTTTGAAGTTTTTGATGTTAAACCGTTTGTCAGCCGTCTCTTAGGCATGGGTGACTGGTCTGGGTTTATGGACAAGATTCAGGAAGTTGTTCCTAAACTGGACAACCAGCCAGAGCTTCTGCAAAAGCTTTCGGAAGGGACCTTCACGCTGAGGATTATGTATGAGCAGTTTCAGAATCTGCTTCAAATGGGTCCACTTAGCCAGCTTACTTCAATGCTTCCAGGTGCTGAGTTAATGCCTAAAGGTAATGATAAGGAAAGCCAGGCCAAAATCAAGCGGTACATGACCATGATGGACTCGATGACAAATGAAGAGTTGGACAGCACAAATACAAAAATCATTACCGAGTCTCGGATAGTGCGAATAGCACGAGGTTCTGGTCGTCTAGTGAGAGAAGTGATGGAAATGTTTGAAGAGTACAAGCGCCTTGCGAAAATATGGAGCAAAATGAAAGGACTTAAGATTCCCAAGAAGGGACCAATGAGTTCACTAAACCAAAACATGAATGCACAGCAAATGAGCAAAGTCCTACCTCCTCAGATGTTGAAGCAGATTGGTGGCATGGGTGGCTTACAGAACTTGATGAAGCAAATGGGTGGTATGGGTGGTTTGGGTTCTGCTAAAGATATGATGGGAATGCTCGGAGGCGGGGACAAATAG
- the LOC101293168 gene encoding aspartic proteinase-like protein 2-like — protein sequence MARRLVVLLIYSVVLNFCGAFASTADDHRRPMILPLHLTSPDDARHHRRAFDGRRLQRSEPNAHMRLHDDLLANGYYTTRLWIGTPSQMFALIVDTGSTVTYVPCFDCQECGKHQDPRFQPDLSTTYQPVKCNINCNCDDKGNQCTYERRYAEQSSSSGVLGEDVISFGNESALVPQRAVFGCENMETGDLYSQRADGIMGLGRGQLSVMDQLVDKGVISDSFSLCYGGMGVGGGAMVLGGIKSPPDMVYTHSDPFRSPYYNIELKEIHVAGKALKLNPKVFDQKHGAVLDSGTTYAYFPKDAFVAFKDAIMKEIHFLKQVHGPDPNYNDICFSGAGRDVTQLSKVFPQVDMVFSKGKKFSLSPENYLFPHTKVSGAYCLGIFENGDSTTLLGGILVRNTLVTYDREDNKVGFWKTNCSELWKSLSHENAQAPAPASNDWNSSGGISPDIAPGGLPPTDLPPIDLPGEGQIGQISFDMMLNSSSSMKPNFTELSESIARGLEVKISQVHLKNYTISGPDLLIRWTIVPDESANSFTTEKAMDIILRLTRHEMQLPHNFGSYELVKLKFQRKQSWWEQNSWMVAVGVSVASVLGLLALGTWLVWRYRSQRGVSYEPVDGVAGAIVAEQELQPLK from the exons ATGGCTCGGAGGTTGGTGGTCCTTCTAATCTACTCCGTCGTACTCAACTTTTGTGGCGCGTTTGCTTCAACCGCCGACGATCACCGTCGTCCGATGATCCTCCCTCTCCATCTCACGTCCCCCGACGACGCTCGCCACCACCGGCGAGCCTTCGACGGTCGGCGACTCCAGAGATCGGAGCCCAACGCGCACATGAGGCTCCACGATGATCTCCTCGCCAACGG GTACTACACGACGCGGCTGTGGATTGGGACGCCGTCTCAGATGTTCGCTCTGATTGTGGATACTGGGAGCACTGTCACTTACGTGCCTTGCTTCGACTGCCAAGAGTGCGGTAAACATCAG GACCCTAGGTTTCAACCTGATTTGTCTACCACGTACCAACCTGTAAAGTGTAATATTAATTGCAACTGTGACGATAAAGGAAATCAATGCACGTATGAGAGGCGCTATGCTGAGCAGAGCTCTAGCAGTGGTGTGCTTGGTGAAGATGTCATTTCTTTTGGCAATGAGAGTGCGCTTGTGCCCCAGCGTGCTGTTTTTGGTTGTGAGAATATGGAAACTGGTGATCTTTACAGCCAACGTGCCGATGGCATAATGGGTTTGGGTCGTGGTCAGCTTAGCGTGATGGACCAGCTTGTTGATAAGGGTGTTATTAGTGATTCATTTTCATTGTGTTATGGAGGAATGGGTGTAGGTGGGGGTGCTATGGTTCTAGGGGGGATTAAGTCGCCCCCGGATATGGTATATACCCATTCTGATCCTTTTCGCAG TCCATATTACAATATTGAACTGAAGGAGATACATGTGGCTGGAAAGGCTTTGAAGTTGAATCCAAAGGTGTTTGATCAAAAGCATGGAGCTGTCCTGGATAGTGGAACTACATATGCATACTTTCCAAAGGATGCATTTGTTGCATTTAAGGATGCT ATTATGAAGGAAATTCATTTCCTCAAACAAGTCCATGGTCCTGACCCAAATTATAATGATATTTGTTTCTCAGGTGCTGGAAG GGATGTCACCCAACTATCAAAAGTTTTTCCACAGGTTGATATGGTATTCAGCAAGGGAAAGAAGTTTTCACTGTCTCCTGAGAACTACTTGTTTCCG CATACAAAGGTTAGCGGGGCTTATTGCCTGGGAATTTTTGAAAATGGGGATTCAACCACCCTTTTAGGAG GAATTCTTGTACGTAATACTCTTGTGACTTACGATCGGGAGGACAATAAGGTTGGTTTTTGGAAAACAAATTGTTCTGAACTATGGAAGAGCTTAAGTCATGAGAATGCTCAGGCCCCAGCCCCAGCTTCTAATGACTGGAATTCGAGTGGAGGGATTTCTCCTGACATTGCCCCAGGGGGATTACCTCCAACTGATCTACCTCCAATTGATCTTCCAG GTGAAGGCCAAATAGGGCAGATAAGTTTCGACATGATGCTCAACAGCAGCTCCTCTATGAAACCTAACTTCACAGAACTCTCAGAGTCTATTGCCCGTGGGCTAGAAGTCAAGATTTCTCAG GTTCACTTGAAGAACTACACCATTTCAGGACCTGATTTACTCATTAGGTGGACCATCGTTCCTGATGAATCTGCCAATAGCTTTACTACTGAAAAAGCAATG GACATAATACTGCGTTTAACGAGACATGAGATGCAGCTACCCCATAATTTTGGGAGCTATGAGCTGGTCAAATTGAAATTTCAAAGAAAGCA GTCATGGTGGGAGCAAAATTCTTGGATGGTAGCAGTTGGAGTTTCAGTTGCATCGGTTCTTGGACTATTAGCATTAGGGACATGGTTGGTTTGGAGATACAGATCACAACGGGGCGTTTCTTATGAGCCTGTTGATGGCGTTGCTGGTGCTATTGTTGCCGAGCAAGAACTTCAACCCCTAAAATGA
- the LOC101306002 gene encoding peamaclein-like, translating to MKLVFATFMLVFLVLGSSVFETTMAGSHFCDSKCGVRCSKAGYKERCLKYCGICCDKCNCVPSGTYGNKDECPCYRDLKNSKGDPKCP from the exons ATGAAGCTCGTCTTCGCAACCTTCATGCTTGTTTTCCTTGTTCTAGGCTCTTCTGTGTTTGAGACCACAATGGCCGGTTCAC ATTTCTGTGACTCAAAGTGCGGGGTGAGATGTTCGAAAGCCGGATACAAAGAGCGGTGCTTGAAGTACTGTGGAATCTGCTGCGATAAATGCAACTGTGTTCCATCTGGGACTTACGGAAACAAGGACGAATGCCCTTGCTACAGGGACCTCAAGAACTCCAAGGGTGACCCCAAGTGCCCTTGA